From a region of the Oryza sativa Japonica Group chromosome 6, ASM3414082v1 genome:
- the LOC4340939 gene encoding auxin-responsive protein IAA21: MAPPQERDYIGLSPAAAAALATELRLGLPGTAEEAESEGGGGGGTDAAPLTLELLPKGGAKRGFADAIVGGPAGQRREAAGGKAAAAAAEAEEEEEKKKAQAPAAKAQVVGWPPIRSYRKNTMAMSQPALKGKDDGEAKQAPASGCLYVKVSMDGAPYLRKVDLKMYKNYKELSLALEKMFSCFTVGHGESNGKSGRDGLSDCRLMDLKNGTELVLTYEDKDEDWMLVGDVPWRMFTDSCRRLRIMKGSDAVGLAPRATDKSKNRN; encoded by the exons ATGGCGCCGCCACAGGAGCGGGACTACATCGggctgtcgccggcggcggcggcggcgctggcaaCGGAGCTGCGCCTTGGGCTGCCGGGGACTGCGGAGGAGGCTGAGTcggagggcggcggaggaggagggacggATGCGGCTCCGCTGACGCTCGAGCTGCTGCCCAAGGGCGGGGCCAAGCGCGGGTTCGCGGACGCCATCGTTGGGGGTCCCGCCGgccagcggcgggaggcggccgggggcaaggcggcggcggcggcggcggaggccgaggaggaggaggagaagaagaaggcgcaggcgccggcggcgaa GGCACAGGTGGTAGGATGGCCACCAATCCGCAGCTACAGGAAGAACACCATGGCGATGAGCCAGCCTGCTCTGAAAGGCaaagacgacggcgaggcgaagCAGGCTCCGGCATCCGGTTGCCTCTATGTCAAGGTGAGCATGGATGGTGCTCCTTACCTCAGGAAGGTGGACCTCAAGATGTACAAGAACTACAAGGAGCTCTCTTTGGCTCTGGAGAAGATGTTCAGCTGCTTTACCGTCG GTCATGGTGAATCAAATGGGAAGTCAGGGAGAGATGGATTATCTGATTGCCGCCTGATGGATCTTAAAAATGGAACAGAACTTGTGCTCACTTATGAGGACAAGGATGAAGATTGGATGCTTGTTGGTGATGTTCCGTGGCG AATGTTCACAGACAGCTGTAGGAGGCTGAGGATTATGAAGGGGTCAGATGCAGTGGGCCTTG CTCCAAGAGCCACTGACAAGAGCAAAAATCGGAACTGA